Proteins encoded by one window of Synechococcales cyanobacterium CNB:
- a CDS encoding methyltransferase domain-containing protein: MSDTARREYVLGTDEAELARLGFQHRLWSDTAHALWQAAGIRPGMRVLDVGCGPGYASLELAQIVGSTGALVGVDESEPFLEFARARAALLGFAHADFRVGDATDLGSAGLPEASFDLAYARWVLCFVPDPEAVVRGLAGLVRPGGRVAVQDYFNYASITLAPRREAFDTVIRAVVRSWRDRKGDPDVMASLPGLFREHGFRVELLRPTKVLARPGESMWHWPDSFWRSFLPRLEKMGYVSAAERGAFEHAWAEASADPDTFMLLPTVFDLVVVKM, encoded by the coding sequence GTGAGCGACACGGCACGCCGCGAATACGTGCTCGGCACGGACGAGGCCGAACTCGCCCGGCTGGGGTTTCAGCACCGCCTGTGGTCGGACACGGCCCACGCATTGTGGCAGGCGGCGGGCATCCGGCCGGGGATGCGGGTGCTGGACGTGGGGTGCGGGCCGGGGTATGCGTCGTTGGAACTGGCGCAGATCGTCGGTTCGACGGGCGCGCTGGTGGGCGTGGATGAGTCGGAGCCGTTTCTTGAGTTTGCGCGCGCCCGGGCGGCGCTGCTGGGCTTCGCACACGCGGACTTCCGGGTGGGCGACGCGACGGACCTCGGGTCGGCGGGGCTGCCGGAGGCGTCGTTCGACCTGGCGTATGCGCGGTGGGTGCTGTGCTTTGTGCCGGACCCGGAGGCCGTGGTGCGCGGGTTGGCGGGGCTGGTTCGGCCGGGCGGTCGCGTGGCGGTGCAGGACTACTTCAACTACGCGTCGATCACGCTCGCGCCGCGGCGGGAGGCGTTCGACACGGTGATACGGGCGGTGGTGCGGAGTTGGCGCGACCGCAAGGGCGACCCGGACGTGATGGCGAGTCTGCCGGGGCTGTTCCGGGAGCACGGCTTCCGCGTGGAACTGCTGCGGCCGACGAAGGTTCTGGCGAGGCCGGGGGAGAGCATGTGGCACTGGCCGGACTCGTTCTGGCGGAGTTTCCTGCCGCGGCTGGAGAAGATGGGGTACGTGAGCGCGGCGGAACGGGGTGCGTTCGAGCATGCGTGGGCGGAGGCGTCGGCGGACCCGGACACGTTCATGCTGCTGCCGACGGTGTTCGACCTGGTGGTGGTGAAGATGTGA